Proteins co-encoded in one Tachysurus fulvidraco isolate hzauxx_2018 chromosome 17, HZAU_PFXX_2.0, whole genome shotgun sequence genomic window:
- the cart2 gene encoding cocaine- and amphetamine-regulated transcript 2, whose translation MESSTIAPRALLLLLLLVLRSCARAENEDTEVDLDTRAIRDFYPKDPNLTSEKQLLGALHEVLEKLQMKRIPPWEKKFGQVPMCDVGEQCAIRKGSRIGKMCDCPRGAFCNFFLLKCL comes from the exons ATGGAGAGCTCTACTATCGCCCCGCGCGCTTTGCTGCTATTGCTGCTGTTAGTGCTGCGGAGTTGTGCGCGAGCGGAGAACGAGGACACCGAAGTGGACCTAGACACAAGAGCCATCCGAGACTTCTATCCAAAAGACCCCAATCTGACCAGCGAAAAACAGCTG CTTGGGGCTCTCCATGAAGTTCTGGAAAAGCTTCAGATGAAAAGAATTCCACCTTGGGAGAAGAAATTTGGACAGGTTCCTATG TGCGACGTGGGAGAGCAGTGCGCAATCCGCAAAGGCTCAAGAATTGGTAAAATGTGCGACTGCCCGCGGGGAGCCTTTTGCAACTTTTTCCTTCTGAAATGTCTGTGA